The Populus trichocarpa isolate Nisqually-1 chromosome 11, P.trichocarpa_v4.1, whole genome shotgun sequence genome has a segment encoding these proteins:
- the LOC7455028 gene encoding subtilisin-like protease SBT3.5 isoform X1: MGKPRPVCALVCLLFLWGQGMLMTKVEATSSVHIVYLGGKQHDDHILTTNSHHDMLASVVGSKEMATELMVYSYKHGFSGFAAKLTESQAQKVSELPGVIRVIPNSLHRLQTTRSWDFLGLSSHSPVNTLHKSNMGDGVIIGVLDTGIWPESKAFSDKGLGPIPSHWKGVCESGTGFEAKNHCNRKIIGARWFVDGFLAEYGQPLNTSENREFFSPRDANGHGTHTASTAAGNFVDNVSYRGLGLGTIRGGAPRAQLAIYKVCWNVLGGQCASADILKAFDEAIHDGVDVLSLSIGSSIPLFSDIDERDSIATGSFHAVAKGITVVCGASNDGPSAQTVQNTAPWILTVAASSMDRAFPTPITLGNNKTFRGKGLYSGNDTGFRNLFYPVAKGLDPNSAGVCQSLLVDASTVAGKVVLCFASMTPGAVRSAAEVVKEAGGAGLIVAKNPSDALYPCTDGFPCTEVDYEIGTQILFYIRSTRSPVVKLSPSKTIVGKPVLAKVAYFSSRGPNSIAPAILKPDIAAPGVNILAATSPLRRSQEGGYTMLSGTSMATPHVSGIVALLKAVHPDWSPAAIKSSIVTTAWRNNPSGFPIFAEGSPQKLADTFDYGGGIVNPNGAAYPGLVYDMGTEDYINYLCAMNYNNTAISRLTGNLTVCPIEEPSILNINLPSITIPNLRNSITLTRTVTNVGASNSIYRVMIEPPFGTSVSVKPNVLVFNHKTKKITFTVTVTTAHQVNTEYSFGSLTWTDGVHIVRSPLSVRTEFLQPYI; this comes from the exons ATGGGAAAACCTAGACCAGTATGTGCTTTGGTTTGTCTTCTCTTTCTCTGGGGCCAAGGCATGTTGATGACTAAGGTGGAGGCCACTAGCAGT GTTCATATTGTTTATCTAGGTGGGAAGCAGCATGATGATCATATTCTAACAACAAATTCACATCATGATATGCTTGCTAGTGTTGTGGGGAG CAAGGAAATGGCAACAGAATTAATGGTGTACAGCTACAAACATGGCTTCTCAGGGTTTGCAGCCAAGCTTACAGAGTCTCAGGCTCAAAAGGTTTCTG AATTGCCTGGCGTTATTCGAGTTATACCAAACAGCCTTCACAGGCTACAAACAACTAGGAGTTGGGATTTCCTAGGCCTGTCTTCTCATTCTCCTGTCAATACTCTTCATAAAAGCAACATGGGTGATGGGGTTATCATAGGTGTCCTTGACACAG GAATATGGCCCGAGTCTAAAGCTTTCAGTGATAAAGGACTTGGACCAATCCCATCCCACTGGAAAGGTGTTTGTGAATCTGGAACGGGGTTTGAGGCTAAAAACCATTGTAACAGGAAAATTATTGGAGCCCGTTGGTTTGTTGATGGATTTCTTGCTGAATATGGTCAGCCATTGAATACATCTGAAAACCGGGAGTTCTTTTCCCCTAGAGATGCAAATGGGCATGGGACTCACACAGCTAGCACTGCTGCTGGTAATTTTGTTGACAATGTTAGCTACAGAGGCCTTGGACTTGGAACTATAAGAGGTGGGGCACCACGTGCTCAGTTGGCAATATACAAGGTTTGTTGGAATGTTCTCGGAGGACAATGCGCTTCTGCCGATATATTGAAGGCTTTTGATGAAGCGATACATGATGGGGTTGACGTGTTATCACTGTCAATTGGGTCTTCAATTCCTTTATTTTCAGATATTGATGAACGTGATAGCATAGCTACTGGTTCCTTTCATGCTGTGGCCAAGGGAATCACTGTAGTATGTGGAGCTTCAAATGATGGACCTTCCGCTCAGACAGTGCAGAATACAGCTCCTTGGATCTTAACCGTTGCAGCCAGCAGCATGGATCGAGCATTTCCTACTCCTATAACACTTGGGAACAACAAAACTTTCCGG GGAAAAGGCCTGTATTCTGGAAATGACACTGGTTTCAGAAACTTGTTTTATCCAGTGGCCAAGGGACTGGACCCGAACTCTGCAGG TGTCTGCCAATCTCTCTTAGTTGATGCTTCCACAGTAGCTGGAAAGGTGGTTCTTTGCTTCGCCTCAATGACTCCTGGCGCTGTGAGAAGTGCCGCAGAAGTGGTGAAGGAAGCAGGTGGAGCAGGGTTGATTGTTGCTAAGAATCCCAGTGATGCCTTGTATCCCTGCACTGATGGATTCCCATGCACTGAAGTCGACTATGAGATTGGAACACAGATTCTGTTTTACATCCGGTCTACAAG GTCTCCTGTTGTAAAGTTGAGCCCTTCTAAAACAATTGTAGGCAAGCCTGTGCTGGCAAAGGTGGCATATTTCTCATCTAGAGGGCCTAATTCAATCGCTCCTGCAATACTGAAG CCTGATATAGCTGCACCTGGGGTGAACATCTTAGCTGCTACTTCGCCTCTTCGTCGATCCCAGGAGGGTGGATATACCATGCTATCAGGAACATCAATGGCAACTCCTCATGTCTCAGGCATTGTGGCTCTTCTTAAAGCAGTGCATCCCGATTGGTCGCCAGCAGCCATCAAATCTTCTATTGTCACCACTG CATGGAGAAATAATCCATCAGGTTTTCCAATATTTGCCGAAGGATCTCCTCAAAAGCTGGCCGATACATTTGACTATGGAGGAGGCATTGTAAATCCAAACGGTGCAGCATACCCAGGCCTGGTTTACGACATGGGTACGGAAGACTACATAAATTATCTTTGTGCCATGAACTACAACAACACTGCTATATCCAGGCTCACAGGAAACCTCACAGTATGCCCCATTGAAGAGCCATCCATTTTGAATATTAACCTGCCTTCCATAACCATACCAAATCTTAGAAATTCCATTACCCTCACCAGAACCGTTACCAATGTAGGCGCCTCCAACTCCATCTATAGAGTTATGATTGAGCCTCCATTTGGCACCAGTGTGTCAGTAAAACCTAATGTCTTAGTCTTCAACCATAAAACTAAGAAGATCACCTTCACCGTGACGGTCACCACAGCTCACCAGGTGAACACGGAGTACTCTTTTGGGAGCCTTACATGGACTGATGGAGTGCATATTGTGAGAAGTCCCTTGTCTGTCAGGACGGAATTCTTACAGCCTTATATTTGA
- the LOC7455028 gene encoding subtilisin-like protease SBT3.5 isoform X2 has translation MGDGVIIGVLDTGIWPESKAFSDKGLGPIPSHWKGVCESGTGFEAKNHCNRKIIGARWFVDGFLAEYGQPLNTSENREFFSPRDANGHGTHTASTAAGNFVDNVSYRGLGLGTIRGGAPRAQLAIYKVCWNVLGGQCASADILKAFDEAIHDGVDVLSLSIGSSIPLFSDIDERDSIATGSFHAVAKGITVVCGASNDGPSAQTVQNTAPWILTVAASSMDRAFPTPITLGNNKTFRGKGLYSGNDTGFRNLFYPVAKGLDPNSAGVCQSLLVDASTVAGKVVLCFASMTPGAVRSAAEVVKEAGGAGLIVAKNPSDALYPCTDGFPCTEVDYEIGTQILFYIRSTRSPVVKLSPSKTIVGKPVLAKVAYFSSRGPNSIAPAILKPDIAAPGVNILAATSPLRRSQEGGYTMLSGTSMATPHVSGIVALLKAVHPDWSPAAIKSSIVTTAWRNNPSGFPIFAEGSPQKLADTFDYGGGIVNPNGAAYPGLVYDMGTEDYINYLCAMNYNNTAISRLTGNLTVCPIEEPSILNINLPSITIPNLRNSITLTRTVTNVGASNSIYRVMIEPPFGTSVSVKPNVLVFNHKTKKITFTVTVTTAHQVNTEYSFGSLTWTDGVHIVRSPLSVRTEFLQPYI, from the exons ATGGGTGATGGGGTTATCATAGGTGTCCTTGACACAG GAATATGGCCCGAGTCTAAAGCTTTCAGTGATAAAGGACTTGGACCAATCCCATCCCACTGGAAAGGTGTTTGTGAATCTGGAACGGGGTTTGAGGCTAAAAACCATTGTAACAGGAAAATTATTGGAGCCCGTTGGTTTGTTGATGGATTTCTTGCTGAATATGGTCAGCCATTGAATACATCTGAAAACCGGGAGTTCTTTTCCCCTAGAGATGCAAATGGGCATGGGACTCACACAGCTAGCACTGCTGCTGGTAATTTTGTTGACAATGTTAGCTACAGAGGCCTTGGACTTGGAACTATAAGAGGTGGGGCACCACGTGCTCAGTTGGCAATATACAAGGTTTGTTGGAATGTTCTCGGAGGACAATGCGCTTCTGCCGATATATTGAAGGCTTTTGATGAAGCGATACATGATGGGGTTGACGTGTTATCACTGTCAATTGGGTCTTCAATTCCTTTATTTTCAGATATTGATGAACGTGATAGCATAGCTACTGGTTCCTTTCATGCTGTGGCCAAGGGAATCACTGTAGTATGTGGAGCTTCAAATGATGGACCTTCCGCTCAGACAGTGCAGAATACAGCTCCTTGGATCTTAACCGTTGCAGCCAGCAGCATGGATCGAGCATTTCCTACTCCTATAACACTTGGGAACAACAAAACTTTCCGG GGAAAAGGCCTGTATTCTGGAAATGACACTGGTTTCAGAAACTTGTTTTATCCAGTGGCCAAGGGACTGGACCCGAACTCTGCAGG TGTCTGCCAATCTCTCTTAGTTGATGCTTCCACAGTAGCTGGAAAGGTGGTTCTTTGCTTCGCCTCAATGACTCCTGGCGCTGTGAGAAGTGCCGCAGAAGTGGTGAAGGAAGCAGGTGGAGCAGGGTTGATTGTTGCTAAGAATCCCAGTGATGCCTTGTATCCCTGCACTGATGGATTCCCATGCACTGAAGTCGACTATGAGATTGGAACACAGATTCTGTTTTACATCCGGTCTACAAG GTCTCCTGTTGTAAAGTTGAGCCCTTCTAAAACAATTGTAGGCAAGCCTGTGCTGGCAAAGGTGGCATATTTCTCATCTAGAGGGCCTAATTCAATCGCTCCTGCAATACTGAAG CCTGATATAGCTGCACCTGGGGTGAACATCTTAGCTGCTACTTCGCCTCTTCGTCGATCCCAGGAGGGTGGATATACCATGCTATCAGGAACATCAATGGCAACTCCTCATGTCTCAGGCATTGTGGCTCTTCTTAAAGCAGTGCATCCCGATTGGTCGCCAGCAGCCATCAAATCTTCTATTGTCACCACTG CATGGAGAAATAATCCATCAGGTTTTCCAATATTTGCCGAAGGATCTCCTCAAAAGCTGGCCGATACATTTGACTATGGAGGAGGCATTGTAAATCCAAACGGTGCAGCATACCCAGGCCTGGTTTACGACATGGGTACGGAAGACTACATAAATTATCTTTGTGCCATGAACTACAACAACACTGCTATATCCAGGCTCACAGGAAACCTCACAGTATGCCCCATTGAAGAGCCATCCATTTTGAATATTAACCTGCCTTCCATAACCATACCAAATCTTAGAAATTCCATTACCCTCACCAGAACCGTTACCAATGTAGGCGCCTCCAACTCCATCTATAGAGTTATGATTGAGCCTCCATTTGGCACCAGTGTGTCAGTAAAACCTAATGTCTTAGTCTTCAACCATAAAACTAAGAAGATCACCTTCACCGTGACGGTCACCACAGCTCACCAGGTGAACACGGAGTACTCTTTTGGGAGCCTTACATGGACTGATGGAGTGCATATTGTGAGAAGTCCCTTGTCTGTCAGGACGGAATTCTTACAGCCTTATATTTGA
- the LOC7455029 gene encoding uncharacterized protein LOC7455029 produces the protein MARYSYVYGSERDELAEPSQRLIEAALSGDVEFVTESLKSKTVDVNYIGTVNLRVKCIETVLREEEADEIEIQHRDFVTDVTPLFAAAHSGHVEIARKLLSAGADVNQELFRGFATTAAAREGHCVLLDMLLKAGASQLACEDALLEACLCGQAKAAELLICSEMTGPDVAQHALVSASCRGFVDVVTTLIKNGVDINCTRRVLLQSVKPALHANVDCTPLVAAIVSRQVSVVKYLLEAGARSNCYVRLGAWSWDIFSGEELRVGACLGEPYNEVWCAVEYYEASGQILNLLLQHQISFLESQQQGRNLLCHAILCHNSDAMDVLLNAGADVEFCLRTKKGHEFRPIHLAARMGCLRILKQVIFYGCEVDSRTETGDTALMLAAKSDQADCFLELIVSGADLGLVNNNGESAVHLVKRSVFGSSLADIFRQAITTGRKVCSSNLEVFSLLHFVAGIGNTELLQMILQHSTEDISKHDGLGLTPTMVAVKAGHTEVFRLLIDAGADISERSRDGQAVVSLLQNHACSSVRTRFEEILLDAVLSHKVTSYSEFRALHFAAHVGNLHAIVKLLEMGFPINSVDDSGHSPLMLAAREGHADACKILLQRGAHCGIINQRGEAAISLARKSTKCKAAEGVIFDYLAHSHVLLGEELWKHTREGRGSPHMKVVQMLKSGLLTWGKSNRRNVVCKEAVAGPSPTFLKNRRKVNEAGDEMVFRVLTETGREIHFEASSASSLKLWVHGINLITKEATTGVW, from the exons ATGGCAAGGTACAGTTATGTCTATGGGAGTGAGAGGGATGAGCTTGCAGAGCCATCTCAGAGACTAATAGAGGCTGCTTTGAGTGGAGATGTAGAGTTTGTGACAGAGAGTTTAAAGTCAAAAACAGTAGATGTGAATTATATAGGGACAGTAAACTTGAGAGTGAAATGCATTGAGACAGTGCTGAGAGAGGAAGAGGCTGATGAGATTGAGATTCAGCACAGGGATTTTGTCACTGATGTCACTCCACTTTTTGCTGCTGCTCATTCAGGTCATGTAGAAATTGCCAGGAAATTGCTG TCAGCTGGAGCTGATGTGAACCAGGAATTATTTCGGGGTTTCGCTACCACAGCTGCTGCTCGCGAAGGTCACTGTGTCCTTCTTGACATGCTCCTCAAGGCAGGTGCATCTCAATTAGCTTGTGAAGATGCATTACTTGAAGCTTGCCTTTGTGGTCAAGCTAAAGCTGCAGAATTATTGATCTGCTCAGAGATGACAGGACCTGATGTGGCGCAACATGCACTTGTATCAGCTAGCTGCCGCGGATTTGTAGATGTTGTAACCACCTTGATCAAG AACGGAGTAGACATAAATTGCACGCGGAGGGTTCTGTTGCAGTCGGTCAAGCCTGCATTGCACGCGAATGTCGATTGTACACCTTTGGTGGCTGCTATCGTGAGCCGACAAGTTTCAGTGGTTAAATATTTGTTAGAG GCAGGTGCAAGAAGCAATTGCTATGTTAGGCTGGGAGCTTGGTCATGGGACATTTTCTCTGGTGAAGAACTGAGAGTAGGTGCATGCTTGGGTGAGCCATATAATGAAGTTTGGTGTGCAGTTGAATATTATGAAGCAAGTGGCCAAATTTTGAACCTTTTGCTTCAGCATCAGATTTCGTTCCTTGAGAGTCAACAGCAAGGCCGGAACCTTCTTTGCCATGCCATCCTTTGCCACAATTCAGATGCCATGGATGTGCTTCTTAATGCTGGTGCTGATGTTGAGTTCTGCTTAAGGACCAAGAAAGGTCACGAATTTCGTCCTATTCATTTGGCTGCTAGAATGGGTTGCCTTCGTATACTAAAACAGGTGATCTTCTATGGTTGTGAAGTTGATTCGAGGACTGAAACTGGCGACACAGCCCTGATGTTGGCGGCCAAATCCGATCAAGCTGATTGCTTCCTTGAGCTTATTGTTTCAGGAGCTGATTTGGGTCTGGTTAACAATAATGGTGAGAGTGCAGTGCACTTGGTGAAAAGAAGTGTGTTTGGATCCTCTTTGGCAGATATTTTTCGACAGGCTATTACCACTGGAAGAAAAGTCTGCTCCTCCAATCTTGAGGTGTTTTCTTTACTGCACTTCGTTGCTGGAATTGGTAATACAGAGCTTTTACAGATGATCCTTCAACATTCGACAGAAGACATAAGTAAGCATGATGGTCTTGGTTTGACACCAACTATGGTTGCAGTAAAAGCTGGCCATACTGAGGTCTTCCGGCTCCTGATTGATGCTGGAGCTGACATCAGCGAGAGGAGCAGGGATGGTCAGGCAGTAGTGTCTCTTTTGCAGAATCATGCCTGTTCCAGTGTGAGGACTCGATTTGAAGAGATATTGCTTGATGCTGTGCTTAGTCACAAAGTGACAAGTTATTCTGAGTTTAGAGCTTTGCACTTTGCAGCACATGTTGGCAACTTGCATGCGATAGTTAAGCTATTGGAAATGGGATTCCCTATAAATTCTGTGGATGACAGTGGGCATTCACCCCTCATGCTTGCTGCCAGGGAAGGCCACGCTGATGCCTGTAAGATATTGTTGCAAAGAGGTGCTCATTGCGGGATTATCAATCAGAGAGGAGAGGCAGCGATATCTCTGGCTAGGAAAAGCACTAAATGTAAGGCTGCAGAGGGAGtgatatttgattatttggctCATTCTCACGTGCTACTCGGTGAGGAGCTATGGAAGCACACCCGTGAGGGAAGAGGTTCCCCACATATGAAGGTTGTTCAGATGCTCAAATCTGGCTTGTTAACGTGGGGAAAGTCAAACCGAAGGAATGTGGTGTGTAAGGAAGCAGTGGCAGGACCAAGTCCAACGTTTTTGAAGAATAGGAGAAAGGTAAATGAGGCTGGAGATGAGATGGTTTTCAGGGTGTTAACTGAGACAGGGAGGGAGATTCATTTTGAGGCAAGTTCTGCTTCCAGTTTGAAACTTTGGGTCCATGGCATAAACCTCATTACAAAGGAGGCCACTACCGGTGTTTGGTGA
- the LOC7455031 gene encoding beta-1,6-galactosyltransferase GALT31A isoform X1, with protein MGISRPHKSSNGVSTRWVFLFCIASFFLGVLVVNRFWDIPDPGQMDDEASSLKKDQLTAEHPPVDCQKQENAVQAGDILSQVSQTHDVIMALDKTISSMEVQLASARAAKGDNENVSPMVIKSGNEHLKERPKVFFVMGIITAFSSRRRRDSIRETWMPKGEELKKLETEKGIIIRFVIGHSASPGGVLDRAIEAEDEQYKDFLRLNHVEGYHELSSKTQIYFSTAVAMWDADFYIKVDDDVHINLGMVGSTLARHRSKPRVYIGCMKSGPVLAQKGVKYHEPEYWKFGEEGNKYFRHATGQIYAISKDLATYISVNRHILHRYANEDVSLGSWFIGLDVEHIDDRSLCCGTAPDCEWKAQAGNPCAASFDWSCSGICKSVERMEEVHQRCGEGDEAIWHTSF; from the exons ATGGGAATAAGCAGACCTCATAAGTCCAGTAATGGAGTTTCTACCAGATGGGTTTTTCTCTTCTGCATTGCCAGTTTCTTCTTGGGTGTTCTTGTTGTTAACAG GTTTTGGGATATTCCAGATCCAGGCCAAATGGACGACGAAGCTTCATCTCTGAAGAAGGATCAATTAACAGCAGAACATCCCCCAGTTGATTGTCAGAAGCAG GAGAATGCTGTTCAGGCAGGAGACATCCTTTCTCAGGTTTCTCAAACTCATGATGTAATCAT GGCACTGGACAAAACGATCTCCTCAATGGAGGTGCAGCTGGCTTCAGCAAGAGCTGCAAAAGGTGACAATGAGAATGTATCTCCAATGGTCATAAAATCAGGAAATGAGCATTTGAAGGAGCGACCAAAGGTTTTCTTTGTCATGGGCATAATTACTGCATTCAGCAGCCGGAGGCGAAGGGACTCGATTAGAGAAACTTGGATGCCCAAAG GAGAGGAGTTAAAGAAGTTGGAAACAGAAAAGGGTATTATAATACGATTCGTTATAGGACACAG TGCATCTCCAGGTGGTGTTTTGGATCGTGCTATTGAAGCAGAAGATGAGCAATACAAGGATTTCCTCAGACTG AATCATGTAGAAGGTTATCATGAATtatcatcgaaaacacaaatatatttttcaacagCTGTTGCTATGTGGGATGCTGACTTCTATATTAAAGTTGATGATGATGTACACATAAATCTCG gCATGGTCGGCTCTACCTTGGCACGTCATAGATCAAAGCCTCGTGTTTATATTGGTTGTATGAAGTCTGGACCTGTACTAGCACAGAA AGGGGTCAAGTACCATGAGCCAGAATATTGGAAATTTGGTGAGGAGGGTAACAAGTATTTCCGGCATGCAACAGGGCAAATATATGCAATTTCCAAAGATTTAGCCACCTATATCTCAGTAAATAG ACACATACTTCATAGATATGCAAATGAAGATGTTTCACTCGGCTCTTGGTTTATTGGTCTTGACGTTGAGCACATTGATGATCGAAGTCTCTGCTGTGGGACTGCACCTG ACTGTGAGTGGAAAGCCCAAGCTGGGAATCCTTGTGCTGCATCATTTGATTGGAGTTGCAGTGGCATTTGTAAATCGGTGGAGAGAATGGAGGAAGTGCACCAGCGATGTGGGGAAGGTGATGAAGCAATCTGGCATACAAGTTTCTGA
- the LOC7455031 gene encoding beta-1,6-galactosyltransferase GALT31A isoform X2, whose protein sequence is MGISRPHKSSNGVSTRWVFLFCIASFFLGVLVVNRFWDIPDPGQMDDEASSLKKDQLTAEHPPVDCQKQARDILSQVSQTHDVIMALDKTISSMEVQLASARAAKGDNENVSPMVIKSGNEHLKERPKVFFVMGIITAFSSRRRRDSIRETWMPKGEELKKLETEKGIIIRFVIGHSASPGGVLDRAIEAEDEQYKDFLRLNHVEGYHELSSKTQIYFSTAVAMWDADFYIKVDDDVHINLGMVGSTLARHRSKPRVYIGCMKSGPVLAQKGVKYHEPEYWKFGEEGNKYFRHATGQIYAISKDLATYISVNRHILHRYANEDVSLGSWFIGLDVEHIDDRSLCCGTAPDCEWKAQAGNPCAASFDWSCSGICKSVERMEEVHQRCGEGDEAIWHTSF, encoded by the exons ATGGGAATAAGCAGACCTCATAAGTCCAGTAATGGAGTTTCTACCAGATGGGTTTTTCTCTTCTGCATTGCCAGTTTCTTCTTGGGTGTTCTTGTTGTTAACAG GTTTTGGGATATTCCAGATCCAGGCCAAATGGACGACGAAGCTTCATCTCTGAAGAAGGATCAATTAACAGCAGAACATCCCCCAGTTGATTGTCAGAAGCAGGCAA GAGACATCCTTTCTCAGGTTTCTCAAACTCATGATGTAATCAT GGCACTGGACAAAACGATCTCCTCAATGGAGGTGCAGCTGGCTTCAGCAAGAGCTGCAAAAGGTGACAATGAGAATGTATCTCCAATGGTCATAAAATCAGGAAATGAGCATTTGAAGGAGCGACCAAAGGTTTTCTTTGTCATGGGCATAATTACTGCATTCAGCAGCCGGAGGCGAAGGGACTCGATTAGAGAAACTTGGATGCCCAAAG GAGAGGAGTTAAAGAAGTTGGAAACAGAAAAGGGTATTATAATACGATTCGTTATAGGACACAG TGCATCTCCAGGTGGTGTTTTGGATCGTGCTATTGAAGCAGAAGATGAGCAATACAAGGATTTCCTCAGACTG AATCATGTAGAAGGTTATCATGAATtatcatcgaaaacacaaatatatttttcaacagCTGTTGCTATGTGGGATGCTGACTTCTATATTAAAGTTGATGATGATGTACACATAAATCTCG gCATGGTCGGCTCTACCTTGGCACGTCATAGATCAAAGCCTCGTGTTTATATTGGTTGTATGAAGTCTGGACCTGTACTAGCACAGAA AGGGGTCAAGTACCATGAGCCAGAATATTGGAAATTTGGTGAGGAGGGTAACAAGTATTTCCGGCATGCAACAGGGCAAATATATGCAATTTCCAAAGATTTAGCCACCTATATCTCAGTAAATAG ACACATACTTCATAGATATGCAAATGAAGATGTTTCACTCGGCTCTTGGTTTATTGGTCTTGACGTTGAGCACATTGATGATCGAAGTCTCTGCTGTGGGACTGCACCTG ACTGTGAGTGGAAAGCCCAAGCTGGGAATCCTTGTGCTGCATCATTTGATTGGAGTTGCAGTGGCATTTGTAAATCGGTGGAGAGAATGGAGGAAGTGCACCAGCGATGTGGGGAAGGTGATGAAGCAATCTGGCATACAAGTTTCTGA
- the LOC7489081 gene encoding uncharacterized protein LOC7489081, with product MALGSVLLEILHRPTTGQVLSELFIFAIPLWVAVAIGVLVGWVWKPKWASNLSREMLLDAKQGGEFSATSLSTMIPSLNILKFQLPSCVFRAADDGGIQTDSFSGRRTLNSKCSSSKMEKEKPNLVMEDDLEHLCKLVEVKDGGPAWIQMMDRSTPTMNYQAWRRDPETGPPQYRTRTVFEDATPEMVRDFFWDDEFRAKWDDMLVHAETLEECPTRGTMVVQWVRKFPFFCSDREYIIGRRIWESGRLYYCVTKGVPCSSVPRRNKPRRVDLYYSSWCIRAVESKRGDGELTACEVMLFHHEDMGIPWEIAKLGVRQGMWGAVKKLEPGLRAYQKHRASAAPLSRSAFMAQINTKVSADYLRSLETSISDSSEIEIRETSEKPVGHNVPKFLVIGGAVALACTLERGLLTKALIFGVARKFAIRRRS from the exons ATGGCTTTAGGGTCAGTTTTATTGGAGATTCTGCATAGACCTACAACTGGTCAAGTGTTGAGtgagctttttatttttgcGATTCCTTTGTGGGTTGCTGTTGCTATTGGGGTGCTTGTTGGGTGGGTATGGAAGCCTAAATGGGCTAGCAATTTGAGTAGAGAAATGTTGTTGGATGCTAAACAAGGAGGGGAATTTTCAGCAACATCATTGAGTACCATGATTCCTAGTTTGAATATTTTGAAGTTTCAGTTGCCAAGTTGTGTTTTTCGAGCTGCTGATGATGGTGGGATTCAAACGGACTCTTTCTCTGGGCGACGTACCCTCAATTCTAAATGCAG TTCAtcaaaaatggaaaaggaaaaaccaaATCTAGTGATGGAAGATGATTTGGAGCATTTGTGCAAGCTTGTTGAAGTGAAAGATGGAGGTCCTGCTTGGATTCAAATGATGGATCGTTCTACACCGACTATGAACTATCAAGCTTGGCGTAGAGATCCTGAG ACTGGCCCTCCACAATATCGTACCAGAACTGTTTTTGAGGATGCAACTCCTGAAATGGTGAGGGACTTCTTTTGGGATGATGAATTTCGAGCCAAGTGGGATGACATGCTTGTACATGCTGAAACTTTGGAGGAGTGCCCTACCAGAGGAACCATGGTGGTCCAGTGGGTGCGCAAG TTTCCCTTCTTTTGTAGTGACAGAGAATACATCATAGGCCGTCGAATTTGGGAGTCAGGTCGATTGTACTATTGTGTTACAAAG GGAGTTCCTTGCTCCTCTGTGCCAAGGCGTAACAAACCAAGGCGTGTTGATCTGTACTATTCAAGCTGGTGCATTCGTGCAG TTGAATCAAAGAGAGGGGATGGTGAGCTGACTGCCTGTGAGGTGATGCTGTTCCACCATGAGGACATGGGTATTCCTTGGGAAATTGCCAAGCTTGGAGTTCGGCAAGGTATGTGGGGAGCTGTAAAGAAGTTGGAGCCTGGTTTACGTGCATATCAGAAACATAGAGCATCTGCCGCACCACTTTCACGAAGTGCTTTCATGGCTCAGATCAACACCAAAGTGAGTGCAGACTACCTGAGATCTTTGGAGACCAGCATTAGTGATTCATCAGAGATTGAAATTCGAGAAACATCTGAGAAACCTGTTGGGCATAATGTGCCTAAGTTTTTAGTCATTGGTGGGGCTGTCGCTCTTGCTTGTACTCTTGAGCGGGGGCTCTTAACTAAGGCTCTTATATTTGGAGTGGCTAGAAAGTTTGCAATTAGAAGGAGGTCATGA